From the Lolium rigidum isolate FL_2022 chromosome 2, APGP_CSIRO_Lrig_0.1, whole genome shotgun sequence genome, one window contains:
- the LOC124688414 gene encoding transcription factor MYB93-like translates to MGRSPCCDENGLKKGPWAAEEDQKLTEYIVKSGHGSWRTLPKLAGLNRCGKSCRLRWTNYLRSDIKRGKFTPEEEQTILQLHSVLGNKWSAIAKHLPGRTDNEIKNFWNTHLKKKLIQMGFDPMTHRPRTDFFAALPQLIALANLRQLVEQHPWEDNTSSHLQLQADAVQAAKLDYLQCLLQSAAAIVSSPTSSSIKTIPTDLEQIGLLSPSQMSSSSSLSSPRILEGINGQDFLTGQLPDIQIPSSSFYEQPIINGGNQNSDYTANNGDGENSTHKPLFMSENSLPSLDDFPICILGDACITSRCDADGHSAQLPIWSESFYDHFMSEFA, encoded by the exons ATGGGGAGGTCTCCTTGCTGCGATGAGAATGGCCTCAAGAAAGGCCCTTGGGCCGCTGAAGAAGACCAAAAGCTCACAGAGTACATCGTAAAAAGCGGCCATGGGAGCTGGAGAACACTGCCGAAGCTTGCAG GACTGAACAGGTGTGGCAAGAGCTGCAGGCTGAGATGGACGAACTACCTGAGGTCAGATATCAAGAGAGGGAAGTTCACCCCCGAGGAAGAACAGACCATTCTCCAACTCCACTCCGTCCTTGGCAACAA GTGGTCAGCCATCGCAAAGCACCTCCCGGGGCGGACCGACAACGAGATCAAGAACTTCTGGAACACGCACCTCAAGAAGAAGCTGATCCAGATGGGCTTCGACCCCATGACACACCGACCAAGAACCGACTTCTTCGCTGCGCTGCCACAGCTCATCGCGCTTGCCAACCTCCGCCAGCTCGTGGAGCAGCATCCATGGGAAGACAACACCTCCAGCCACCTCCAGCTGCAAGCCGATGCAGTCCAGGCGGCAAAGCTCGATTACTTACAGTGCCTGCTTCAGTCTGCAGCGGCCATTGTGAGTAGTCCCACCTCCAGCAGCATAAAAACCATCCCTACTGACCTGGAGCAGATTGGCCTCCTTAGTCCTTCGcagatgtcttcctcttcctcgttgtCGTCCCCAAGGATCCTGGAGGGTATCAACGGCCAAGACTTCTTAACTGGGCAACTGCCTGACATCCAGATACCTAGTAGCTCATTCTATGAACAGCCCATCATCAATGGTGGTAACCAGAACTCAGATTACACTGCGAACAACGGTGATGGGGAGAATAGCACCCACAAACCGTTGTTCATGTCAGAGAACTCCCTTCCGTCGCTTGATGACTTCCCTATTTGCATCCTTGGGGATGCTTGCATCACCTCAAGATGTGATGCTGATGGTCACAGCGCTCAGCTCCCTATTTGGTCTGAGTCATTTTATGACCACTTCATGAGCGAGTTTGCATGA